A region of Reichenbachiella carrageenanivorans DNA encodes the following proteins:
- a CDS encoding CPBP family intramembrane glutamic endopeptidase yields MNFLEQSLDGRNQAGKYALVIIFGFIGGQILGALPLLKYVNQSGQTTMDFGTMGLDLNFGMILMLLPFIVSLILCVLLVKVLHKRSFSQTVNGTAKIRWARVGYAAGLWAVLMVVYILFELAVDPDNIAFQLNWSAFLPLVVVAVLLIPLQTTCEEYLLRGYFTQGVAGLTKSRWLAVLVPGLIFALMHAFNPEVQAHGFWIVMPQYLTFGVVFGLLSVLDDGIELAMGAHAVNNVFLCLFLTNKDSVLQTAAVFEQLEMNPVRDTISLMVLSVVFFIILYKKFHWDLSLLGRRVQK; encoded by the coding sequence ATGAATTTTTTAGAGCAGTCCCTGGACGGGCGAAACCAAGCGGGTAAATATGCCTTGGTCATTATTTTTGGTTTTATTGGAGGACAAATCCTGGGTGCTTTGCCTTTGTTGAAATATGTCAATCAAAGTGGCCAGACTACGATGGATTTTGGGACAATGGGTTTAGACCTTAATTTCGGTATGATTTTGATGCTGTTGCCTTTTATCGTATCGTTGATTCTCTGTGTGCTATTGGTAAAGGTCTTGCACAAGCGCAGTTTTTCGCAAACGGTCAATGGTACTGCCAAGATCAGGTGGGCAAGAGTCGGATACGCCGCAGGTCTCTGGGCGGTGTTGATGGTTGTCTATATTCTCTTCGAGCTGGCCGTCGATCCAGACAATATTGCTTTTCAGTTGAATTGGAGTGCTTTTCTTCCATTAGTCGTGGTGGCTGTTTTGTTGATTCCTCTTCAGACCACATGTGAAGAATATTTACTAAGAGGCTATTTTACACAGGGTGTAGCAGGGCTTACTAAAAGTCGGTGGTTGGCAGTGCTGGTGCCAGGGTTGATTTTCGCACTGATGCACGCTTTTAATCCAGAAGTACAAGCACATGGTTTTTGGATTGTTATGCCGCAGTACCTCACCTTTGGAGTGGTCTTTGGACTTCTTTCTGTGCTCGACGATGGTATAGAGCTGGCCATGGGTGCGCACGCGGTCAACAATGTTTTTCTTTGTCTCTTTCTTACTAATAAAGATTCGGTACTTCAGACTGCTGCGGTTTTTGAGCAGCTCGAAATGAACCCAGTTAGAGATACGATAAGTTTGATGGTGTTGAGTGTTGTATTCTTCATTATACTTTACAAAAAGTTTCATTGGGACTTGAGCCTTTTGGGAAGACGGGTGCAGAAGTAA
- a CDS encoding DUF4494 domain-containing protein produces the protein MKIWYQCKAKYAKENDEGILKQTSELHLVDAVSYTDAEARIYGAMERTVSGEFQIMTISKTNIGEVINFEDTDYWYKCKVQYATVDGDSEKEVKITTYILTSADNLKQAYERTEQSLDNMLVPFEISSISKTNIVEVFPEMDDEIPANLKPLADVANEEEVEEYEEDIDEEFEDGIDEEDEHDEEVDSEEEDEK, from the coding sequence ATGAAAATCTGGTATCAGTGCAAAGCAAAATATGCAAAAGAAAACGATGAAGGTATCCTCAAACAAACATCCGAGTTACACTTGGTAGATGCGGTATCTTATACTGATGCTGAGGCTAGAATCTACGGCGCGATGGAACGCACAGTGAGTGGCGAATTTCAGATCATGACCATTTCCAAAACCAACATTGGAGAAGTGATCAATTTTGAAGACACAGACTACTGGTACAAGTGTAAAGTACAATACGCTACTGTAGATGGTGATTCTGAAAAAGAAGTAAAAATAACCACCTACATACTAACCAGTGCTGACAACCTAAAACAGGCCTACGAACGGACAGAGCAAAGCCTAGACAATATGCTTGTCCCTTTTGAAATTTCGAGCATCTCGAAAACTAATATAGTAGAAGTATTCCCAGAAATGGACGACGAGATCCCTGCCAACTTGAAACCACTAGCTGATGTGGCAAACGAAGAAGAAGTCGAAGAATATGAAGAAGATATAGACGAGGAATTCGAAGATGGCATCGACGAAGAAGATGAGCACGACGAGGAAGTAGATAGCGAAGAAGAAGACGAAAAATAG
- the lon gene encoding endopeptidase La, with protein sequence MELNNFYNSYLFSELGDEEAEELIPLDLTGEDDELEAGELPDDLPILPLKNAVLFPGVVIPITVGRQKSIRLVKKAYRTNKIIGVAAQLNSSAEDPGEKEIYKIGTVAKILKMLVLPDGNTTIIIQGKSRMEIQQVVQENPYLTAKVDLLTENFVEEETKETVAIIYSLKDAAKKILKLNPEIPKEAQAALENINSFKFLTHFLCSNINSEVKDKQKLLEINDGSKRAEALLKYMLKDIQVLELKHEIHDKVNTDIDQQQRDYYLRQQMKVLQDELGQGGVEHEVEELRVRGLNKKWSKEVAEHFEKELTKIERMNPMAAEYPVAMNYAELLVDLPWNEISEDNFDLKRAKKILDQDHFGLEKVKDRIIEYLAVRKLKNDLKGPILCLFGPPGVGKTSLGKSIAKALNREYVRMSLGGVHDEAEIRGHRKTYIGAMPGKVIQNINKAKYSNPVFVLDEIDKVSSDFRGDPSSALLEVLDPEQNETFKDNFLEVEYDLSKVLFIATANSLDTIQPALRDRMEIIEITGYTLEEKIQIAKKHLLPKQLKEHGMKSSQLSMDQKAFAKLVDDYTRESGVRNLERKVGAVVRDAAKSIAMEDDYQKKVTPDEIRRILGAEVFDKELYQDNKHAGVVTGLAWTSVGGEILFIESSLSRGKGKLTLSGQLGDVMKESAMTALSYLKSNADSLGLDYRVFDNYDLHIHVPAGAVPKDGPSAGITMLTSLASVFTQRKVKQKLAMTGEITLRGKVLPVGGIKEKILAAKRAGIKEIILCQKNKRDIDEIDERYVKDLKFHFAETVEEVLAVALLPQKVQNAIKLVTTEQKPA encoded by the coding sequence ATGGAGTTGAATAATTTTTATAATTCTTATCTTTTTTCAGAATTGGGCGACGAAGAGGCAGAGGAGCTTATTCCTTTGGATTTGACAGGAGAGGATGACGAATTAGAAGCTGGCGAACTGCCAGATGACTTGCCAATTTTGCCTTTAAAAAATGCCGTATTGTTTCCTGGTGTTGTGATTCCGATCACAGTGGGTAGACAAAAATCTATCCGGCTGGTCAAAAAAGCCTATCGTACCAATAAAATTATCGGAGTAGCTGCACAGCTTAATTCTTCTGCGGAAGATCCAGGGGAAAAAGAAATATATAAAATAGGTACTGTTGCTAAGATTTTGAAAATGCTGGTATTGCCTGATGGTAATACTACGATCATTATCCAAGGCAAAAGCAGAATGGAAATTCAGCAAGTGGTGCAGGAGAATCCATACCTTACAGCCAAGGTAGATTTATTGACGGAGAATTTTGTAGAAGAGGAGACCAAAGAAACTGTAGCCATCATCTACTCGCTCAAAGATGCGGCGAAGAAGATATTGAAGCTTAACCCTGAGATTCCCAAAGAAGCGCAAGCCGCACTAGAAAATATCAACAGCTTTAAATTTTTGACTCACTTTCTGTGCTCTAATATCAACTCAGAGGTAAAAGACAAGCAGAAGTTGCTCGAAATCAACGATGGCAGCAAGCGTGCAGAGGCACTCTTGAAGTATATGTTGAAAGATATACAGGTGCTAGAGCTCAAGCATGAGATTCACGATAAAGTGAATACCGACATCGATCAGCAGCAACGTGATTATTATTTGCGTCAGCAAATGAAGGTATTGCAAGACGAACTGGGACAAGGAGGAGTAGAGCATGAGGTAGAAGAACTGCGAGTCAGAGGACTAAACAAGAAATGGTCTAAGGAAGTCGCCGAGCATTTTGAAAAAGAACTGACCAAAATAGAGCGCATGAATCCCATGGCAGCAGAATATCCTGTTGCGATGAATTATGCGGAGTTATTGGTAGATCTACCTTGGAACGAAATCTCTGAGGATAATTTCGATCTGAAAAGAGCTAAAAAAATACTAGACCAAGACCATTTTGGCTTGGAGAAAGTAAAGGATCGTATCATCGAGTATCTAGCGGTTCGTAAATTAAAGAACGATCTTAAAGGACCTATTTTGTGTTTGTTTGGCCCTCCTGGAGTAGGAAAAACCTCTCTAGGCAAGTCTATCGCCAAAGCACTAAACCGTGAATACGTACGTATGTCGCTGGGTGGCGTGCACGACGAGGCGGAGATCCGTGGGCATAGAAAAACCTACATTGGCGCCATGCCAGGCAAGGTGATTCAAAACATCAATAAGGCCAAATATTCAAATCCAGTTTTTGTGCTGGATGAGATAGATAAGGTGTCGTCTGACTTCAGAGGAGATCCTTCGTCTGCTTTGCTAGAGGTACTAGACCCAGAGCAAAATGAGACTTTCAAGGACAACTTCCTTGAGGTGGAATATGATTTATCTAAGGTGCTTTTTATCGCTACTGCCAATTCGTTGGACACGATCCAGCCAGCCTTGCGAGACAGAATGGAGATCATAGAGATCACAGGCTATACACTAGAGGAAAAGATTCAGATTGCTAAAAAGCACTTGCTACCTAAGCAGCTCAAAGAGCACGGCATGAAGTCTAGTCAGTTGTCTATGGATCAGAAGGCTTTCGCCAAGCTGGTGGATGATTACACCCGAGAGTCAGGGGTGAGAAATCTTGAACGTAAGGTGGGGGCTGTAGTGCGTGATGCAGCCAAATCTATTGCCATGGAAGACGATTATCAGAAAAAAGTAACACCAGACGAAATTCGTAGAATTTTGGGTGCGGAGGTTTTCGATAAAGAACTGTATCAAGACAACAAACATGCAGGGGTAGTGACAGGTTTGGCCTGGACATCTGTGGGTGGAGAGATCCTGTTTATAGAATCTAGTCTGAGCAGGGGCAAGGGTAAGTTGACCCTGTCTGGTCAGCTGGGTGATGTAATGAAAGAGTCTGCCATGACAGCACTTTCATATCTCAAGTCTAATGCGGATTCTCTTGGTTTGGATTATAGAGTGTTTGATAATTATGATCTGCACATTCACGTGCCAGCTGGTGCAGTGCCTAAGGATGGGCCTTCGGCAGGTATTACGATGCTCACATCGTTGGCTTCGGTTTTCACACAGCGCAAGGTGAAGCAGAAGCTAGCCATGACTGGCGAAATCACCCTTCGTGGGAAAGTGCTGCCCGTAGGTGGTATCAAGGAGAAAATTTTGGCAGCGAAGAGAGCCGGTATCAAGGAAATTATTCTTTGTCAGAAAAATAAGCGAGATATTGACGAAATAGATGAACGATATGTCAAGGATTTGAAGTTCCATTTTGCAGAGACCGTAGAGGAAGTATTGGCGGTGGCCTTGCTGCCACAAAAGGTGCAAAATGCCATCAAACTGGTGACTACAGAGCAGAAACCAGCTTAA
- a CDS encoding OmpA family protein, with protein sequence MIKFLSQNIFFLLSLLVLTQASSHAQFLGKKKDSHALLQIDTLGTEGNFSIYNFKNINVVNEYYDKGKMHRIQKLEQEKNWAQLYPLLQDYVMQFGIRNFYVDTYWIWRLAKLTEVYGTEGEARSLYKLALRHHHQRIDIREIELYYDSLNTQEVDNFVPLDYYYKLVEHRKAIDTIRPPRGVLLNMGRKINSRQADYAPTLGMNNQALIFTSKRNEQLQNLSYRKNEDLFISRKVDGYWDLSTEMREINTRYNEGSACISKDGQTLFFSRCESPGSMGNCDLFMAKLGEDSVWTDIENLGFTVNSVSWDSHPSLSHTEDTLYFASDRIGGFGLSDIYFTYRNGKGEWMPAQNLGPVINTRQNEVSPFYHPNYQVLFFSSNGQLFKFGEFDIYKSYHNDNQWSEPINIGPLVNGRGSEFYFSIDSDSKDLFYARSATQDLNLLDLYSFPLPMEAQPEALTKITGSLTDSLTGKPFTGIVSVIDLDEGTAVAPKYLKPDGSFEFDLINHRNYLLIIQGDEFFRIEEMFYLDGPAQFDEVTEPIASKVKFESIEFDAGQANLKVEMYGDLNKIINFMYDNPDFYLRISGHTDKYGSDQLNLQLSKDRAQTIRDYIVIFGGVASNRVENEGYGSTQPIVEEVTVEDRKLNRRVEFEIYRPAIQKEQDIESQFEE encoded by the coding sequence TTGATTAAATTTTTATCCCAAAATATCTTCTTTTTGCTATCGCTTTTGGTGCTAACACAGGCATCGTCTCACGCCCAGTTTTTGGGGAAAAAGAAGGATAGCCATGCGTTATTGCAGATAGACACCCTCGGTACAGAAGGAAATTTTAGCATTTACAATTTCAAGAATATCAATGTCGTCAATGAATATTACGACAAGGGCAAGATGCATCGAATACAGAAATTGGAGCAAGAGAAAAACTGGGCTCAGCTCTATCCTCTTTTGCAAGATTATGTGATGCAATTTGGCATTAGAAATTTTTATGTAGACACATACTGGATTTGGCGACTAGCCAAATTGACAGAAGTCTATGGCACAGAAGGAGAAGCTCGCTCGCTCTACAAACTCGCCCTTCGCCACCACCACCAGCGTATAGATATACGAGAGATTGAGCTGTACTATGACTCACTCAACACACAAGAGGTGGATAATTTCGTACCGCTAGACTACTACTACAAACTGGTAGAACACCGCAAAGCCATAGACACCATCCGCCCACCTCGTGGTGTCTTGCTGAATATGGGAAGAAAAATCAATTCACGCCAAGCAGACTATGCTCCTACGCTAGGCATGAACAATCAAGCACTGATCTTTACCTCTAAGCGTAATGAGCAGCTGCAAAACCTGAGTTACCGAAAAAATGAGGACTTGTTCATTTCCCGAAAGGTAGACGGGTACTGGGATCTAAGCACCGAAATGAGGGAAATCAACACAAGATACAACGAAGGATCGGCCTGTATCTCGAAAGATGGCCAAACACTTTTCTTCTCTCGGTGCGAATCGCCTGGGTCTATGGGCAATTGCGATCTATTTATGGCTAAACTCGGGGAAGACAGCGTGTGGACTGATATAGAAAATTTAGGTTTTACAGTGAATAGTGTGAGCTGGGATTCTCATCCAAGTTTGTCTCACACAGAAGACACCCTGTACTTTGCCTCGGATCGGATTGGAGGATTCGGCCTATCTGATATTTATTTCACTTACCGAAACGGCAAGGGAGAATGGATGCCTGCACAAAACCTAGGCCCTGTGATCAACACCCGACAAAATGAAGTAAGTCCCTTCTACCACCCCAATTATCAAGTCTTATTTTTTAGCTCGAATGGGCAGCTGTTTAAATTTGGAGAATTCGATATCTATAAGTCATATCACAACGACAACCAGTGGAGCGAACCCATCAACATCGGTCCGTTGGTCAACGGGAGAGGCAGTGAATTTTACTTCTCGATAGACTCAGACTCTAAAGACCTTTTTTATGCCCGATCGGCAACACAAGACCTTAACCTACTGGACCTCTACTCCTTTCCCCTCCCGATGGAAGCACAACCAGAAGCACTTACCAAAATCACTGGATCACTTACAGACTCTCTCACGGGTAAGCCTTTTACGGGTATCGTGTCGGTGATAGACTTAGACGAAGGCACAGCAGTAGCACCCAAGTATCTCAAACCCGACGGTAGTTTTGAGTTTGATTTGATCAACCATAGAAACTACCTTTTGATCATACAAGGAGATGAATTTTTTAGAATAGAGGAAATGTTTTATCTCGATGGACCTGCACAGTTTGACGAAGTGACAGAGCCTATTGCTAGTAAAGTGAAATTTGAATCGATTGAATTTGATGCGGGACAGGCCAACCTGAAAGTGGAGATGTATGGAGACCTCAATAAGATCATCAATTTTATGTATGACAACCCAGATTTCTATCTACGCATCTCGGGGCATACAGATAAATATGGCTCGGATCAGCTCAACCTTCAGCTATCCAAGGATCGAGCACAGACCATTCGCGACTATATCGTGATCTTTGGAGGTGTAGCCTCCAACCGTGTAGAAAACGAAGGCTATGGTAGCACCCAACCCATCGTAGAAGAAGTGACTGTAGAAGACCGAAAACTAAACCGCAGAGTAGAGTTTGAAATCTATCGACCTGCCATTCAAAAAGAGCAAGACATTGAAAGCCAGTTTGAGGAGTAA
- the hslU gene encoding ATP-dependent protease ATPase subunit HslU, with translation MLSKDQYLTPKQIVAELDKYIIGQHDAKRNVAIALRNRWRRMNVKSEIQGEIVPNNILMIGATGVGKTEIARRLAKVADAPFVKVEASKFTEVGYVGRDVESMVRDLVEQSVNLVKLAQKEKIKEKVEDIVENIILDALIPPVKKAPSTIATSTDGIQSIPVDDADLNEKTRERFREKIRNGELEDRKIDISVQQNSSGGIGMIGGGAMDEASMMNIQDMIGQMMPKKSKKRKVTIADARKLLMEEESSRLIDMDEVKEEAIAKAENTGIIFIDEIDKIAVGASKKGGPDVSREGVQRDLLPIVEGSAVNTKYGVINTDHVLFIAAGAFHFAKPSDLIPELQGRFPIRVELENLTKADFVRILNEPKNALTKQYTALIGSEDVEISFSEEAIDEIASIAFNINAEIENIGARRLHTVMSRLLNDILFDIPDVIEANSKIVIDKAKVQEKLDGMVENRDLSQFIL, from the coding sequence ATGTTATCAAAAGATCAATACCTCACCCCTAAGCAGATAGTCGCGGAGTTGGACAAGTACATCATCGGTCAGCATGATGCCAAGCGCAATGTGGCCATTGCCCTACGAAACCGCTGGAGAAGGATGAATGTGAAGTCTGAAATCCAAGGAGAAATAGTCCCCAACAATATTTTGATGATAGGAGCGACAGGTGTAGGCAAAACAGAGATTGCTCGCCGACTGGCCAAGGTAGCAGATGCACCGTTTGTGAAGGTAGAAGCCTCTAAGTTTACCGAGGTGGGTTATGTGGGGCGAGATGTAGAAAGTATGGTGCGAGACTTGGTGGAGCAATCCGTTAATCTTGTAAAGTTGGCACAAAAAGAAAAAATAAAGGAGAAGGTAGAAGACATAGTAGAAAACATCATTCTTGATGCTTTGATTCCTCCAGTCAAAAAAGCACCAAGCACGATAGCTACAAGCACTGATGGGATACAGTCGATCCCTGTGGATGATGCTGATCTCAATGAAAAAACAAGAGAGCGATTCAGAGAGAAGATTCGTAATGGCGAACTGGAAGATCGCAAAATAGACATCAGTGTACAGCAAAATTCTTCTGGCGGCATAGGGATGATCGGTGGCGGTGCAATGGACGAAGCTTCTATGATGAATATTCAGGATATGATCGGACAGATGATGCCAAAGAAATCTAAGAAAAGAAAAGTAACGATTGCCGATGCTCGCAAGCTATTGATGGAGGAGGAATCTTCTCGACTGATCGATATGGACGAAGTGAAAGAAGAAGCGATTGCGAAGGCTGAAAATACAGGTATTATCTTCATCGATGAGATAGATAAAATAGCCGTTGGGGCATCAAAAAAGGGCGGGCCAGATGTGAGTAGGGAAGGCGTGCAGCGAGACTTGCTCCCTATTGTAGAAGGCAGTGCCGTCAATACCAAATATGGAGTGATCAATACTGATCATGTACTGTTTATAGCTGCTGGTGCTTTCCACTTTGCTAAGCCTTCGGATTTGATCCCTGAGTTGCAAGGTAGGTTCCCAATCAGAGTAGAATTAGAAAATCTAACCAAGGCCGATTTTGTTAGGATTCTGAATGAGCCTAAAAATGCGCTGACTAAGCAGTACACTGCATTGATTGGGTCTGAGGATGTAGAGATCAGTTTTAGCGAAGAAGCGATTGATGAGATCGCATCGATTGCGTTTAATATCAATGCTGAGATAGAAAACATAGGCGCGAGAAGATTGCATACCGTGATGAGCAGGTTGCTCAACGATATTTTGTTTGATATACCTGATGTGATCGAGGCCAACTCTAAGATCGTGATCGATAAAGCTAAGGTGCAAGAAAAACTGGATGGTATGGTTGAAAATAGGGATCTTAGCCAGTTTATTTTGTAA
- a CDS encoding bestrophin family protein: MLITTKIPLKYIFKSTFRDLFFVLCVALVSVGAYRYGDIADIPPNITGLVGTSISLVLAFKLGQSYDRWWEARKIWGAIVNDSRTLVIQIRSFTQGQSVEVVERMADRQIAWCYSLGQALRKKSPIAGIADFLSKEEFETISKHKNVPLAMLDFHSADLTKLRNADVINDFQQVQLDRTIVRLCESMGQAERIKNTVFPTTYRLFLKWFIYLFVVLLSITLAETEGYGDVPLLLLITTPFFLLEKTAFFLQDPFENRPTDIPITQIAKTIHLNIRQLIGSDDLPEAHENGEFYVM, translated from the coding sequence ATGCTCATAACCACAAAAATTCCCCTTAAATATATCTTCAAAAGCACATTTAGAGATTTGTTTTTTGTGCTTTGTGTGGCGCTTGTTTCCGTGGGTGCTTATCGCTATGGAGATATAGCGGATATTCCTCCCAACATTACAGGTCTGGTAGGTACGTCTATTTCGTTAGTGCTTGCTTTTAAGTTGGGGCAATCCTACGATCGGTGGTGGGAGGCTCGTAAAATCTGGGGTGCGATTGTGAATGATTCTCGGACGTTAGTCATACAGATACGAAGTTTTACGCAAGGCCAGAGTGTGGAAGTGGTAGAGAGAATGGCTGACAGGCAAATTGCTTGGTGTTATTCTTTGGGTCAAGCTTTGCGAAAAAAGTCGCCCATTGCGGGGATAGCTGATTTTTTATCGAAAGAGGAGTTTGAAACGATCAGCAAGCACAAAAATGTACCTTTGGCGATGTTGGATTTTCATTCAGCAGATTTGACCAAACTACGAAATGCTGATGTTATCAATGACTTTCAACAGGTTCAATTAGACAGGACCATTGTCCGACTTTGCGAATCTATGGGACAAGCAGAGCGAATCAAAAATACAGTGTTTCCGACTACTTATCGATTGTTTCTTAAGTGGTTTATTTATCTGTTTGTAGTGCTGCTATCCATTACGTTGGCCGAGACCGAAGGCTATGGGGACGTGCCTTTGTTGCTTTTAATTACAACACCTTTCTTTCTGCTGGAGAAAACGGCCTTTTTCTTACAGGATCCATTTGAAAATAGGCCAACAGATATCCCGATAACACAAATAGCAAAGACCATCCATCTGAATATCAGACAATTGATAGGGAGTGATGATCTGCCAGAAGCACACGAGAATGGTGAGTTTTACGTCATGTAG
- the porQ gene encoding type IX secretion system protein PorQ — MNMKKPAFIFLFWIQAGFLFAQLNDSYHFLDLPVGARVAGLGGVIASSTDQDVNLFLSNPALLDSADDNHVSWSHLGYYADVKYNTLAYAKTFERAGTFGIGIQHLGYGTIDSYDPAGNSVGTFDASETAVVISHSHQLGLFKLGANLKYAYSGIYTYHSSALAMDIGGSFIHPEKELVVSILFKNLGFVMSDYSDTSDSSLPTDLQVGLTFKPEHMPFRFSFTGHNLLHPSENYFDESMNDGTEEPGVVDRFFRHVNIGTEILFSPNFNVRLGYNHQVRKELSLSEKSGLSGMSLGVMARVKAFELSYTFTTYHVDGGRSYFTITSNLNRVFKKKSII, encoded by the coding sequence ATGAATATGAAAAAACCTGCTTTTATCTTTTTGTTTTGGATTCAAGCAGGTTTTTTGTTTGCGCAGCTCAACGATTCCTATCATTTTTTGGATTTGCCTGTGGGAGCCAGAGTGGCTGGCCTTGGGGGAGTGATTGCTTCGTCCACGGATCAGGATGTTAATTTGTTTTTGTCTAACCCTGCCTTGTTGGATTCTGCCGATGACAATCACGTGTCGTGGAGCCATCTGGGCTACTATGCTGATGTGAAATACAATACTTTGGCATATGCCAAAACTTTTGAGCGAGCGGGTACTTTTGGAATAGGCATACAGCACTTGGGGTATGGGACTATCGATAGCTATGATCCTGCGGGCAATTCGGTAGGTACTTTCGATGCTAGTGAGACAGCTGTGGTGATTTCTCATAGTCATCAGTTGGGTTTATTCAAGTTGGGAGCCAATTTGAAATATGCCTATTCTGGCATTTATACTTATCATTCTTCGGCCTTAGCTATGGATATTGGAGGGTCATTTATTCATCCTGAAAAGGAATTAGTAGTATCCATTCTTTTTAAAAATTTGGGTTTTGTGATGTCTGATTATTCGGATACCTCCGACTCGTCGTTGCCCACAGATTTGCAGGTGGGGCTTACATTCAAGCCAGAGCATATGCCATTCCGTTTTTCGTTTACAGGACATAATTTATTGCACCCCAGTGAAAATTATTTTGACGAAAGTATGAACGATGGTACGGAAGAACCAGGTGTGGTAGATCGATTTTTCAGACATGTGAATATCGGAACGGAAATCTTGTTTAGTCCAAACTTTAATGTCCGGTTAGGTTATAATCATCAGGTAAGAAAAGAATTGAGTCTAAGCGAAAAATCAGGCTTGTCGGGCATGTCTCTCGGCGTGATGGCGAGAGTCAAAGCCTTTGAACTGAGTTATACCTTTACTACGTATCATGTAGATGGCGGACGGAGCTACTTCACGATTACGAGTAATTTGAATAGAGTATTTAAGAAAAAGTCAATTATATAA
- a CDS encoding sigma-54-dependent transcriptional regulator — protein sequence MRILVVDDDPAFNQLVSNYLQRQGFMITSRHSSKGGLEELSKDKFDLVLADYKLPDLDGLALIKKIKSSYAGLPVILITNYADIRIAVDSIKLGAYEFVTKPVNPDELLKVIKQAMAKSGTQEERSLQKSIDSSEYIIGQNTHTNQLWKHVTMVAPTKMCVLMIGESGTGKEHIARTIHKLSRRNNSPFVAVDCGALSVDLAGSELFGHVKGAFTGAHIDKKGLFEEAHGGTLFLDEVGNLPYEVQVLLLRAIQEGIIKKVGNNQEIKVDVRLIAATNEDLDSATEENTFRNDLYHRLNEFELNVPPLKDRLDDLDEFCQFFIKQACIELEKTPLPISTEVRDIFQTYHWPGNLRELKNIIRRAVLLATGDQITIESLPTGLMEDHRKKQATPLAPANDLVLQEELNIKNHSQVQEKQLIENALEKYKYNKTKAANALSIDRSTLYYKIKQYSIDC from the coding sequence ATGAGAATATTAGTGGTAGATGATGACCCTGCTTTCAATCAATTGGTGAGCAATTACCTCCAGCGACAGGGCTTCATGATAACCTCCAGACACAGCTCGAAAGGCGGCCTCGAAGAATTGAGCAAAGACAAATTTGATCTGGTACTGGCCGACTACAAGCTCCCCGACTTAGACGGGTTGGCCTTGATAAAAAAGATAAAATCCAGCTACGCTGGATTGCCTGTCATCTTGATCACCAATTATGCCGACATACGGATAGCTGTAGATTCTATCAAATTGGGTGCTTATGAATTTGTAACCAAGCCTGTCAACCCGGATGAACTCTTGAAAGTCATCAAGCAAGCCATGGCCAAATCTGGCACCCAGGAAGAAAGGAGCCTACAGAAAAGTATAGATTCAAGCGAATATATAATCGGACAAAATACCCATACCAATCAGCTGTGGAAACATGTAACGATGGTAGCTCCTACCAAAATGTGTGTATTGATGATTGGTGAAAGTGGCACTGGAAAAGAACATATTGCCAGGACTATTCATAAACTAAGCAGAAGAAACAACAGCCCATTCGTAGCGGTAGACTGCGGCGCACTCTCCGTAGATCTGGCTGGCAGTGAGCTTTTCGGCCATGTCAAAGGTGCTTTTACTGGTGCCCATATCGACAAAAAGGGATTGTTTGAAGAAGCGCATGGAGGCACACTGTTTCTAGATGAAGTGGGCAACCTCCCTTATGAAGTACAAGTCTTGCTACTAAGAGCAATACAAGAAGGCATCATAAAAAAGGTGGGTAACAATCAAGAGATCAAAGTTGATGTCAGACTGATCGCTGCCACCAATGAAGATTTAGACAGTGCTACAGAGGAGAACACTTTTAGAAACGATCTCTACCACCGTCTCAATGAGTTTGAATTAAACGTACCACCATTGAAAGACCGACTAGATGACTTGGATGAATTCTGTCAGTTTTTCATCAAACAGGCCTGTATCGAACTCGAAAAAACACCATTACCTATCTCAACCGAGGTTAGGGACATTTTCCAAACCTATCACTGGCCTGGCAATTTGAGAGAATTGAAAAATATAATCCGGCGAGCCGTTTTACTCGCCACAGGTGATCAAATAACTATTGAGTCTTTGCCAACAGGCCTGATGGAAGATCACCGCAAAAAACAAGCTACGCCTCTCGCTCCAGCAAACGACTTGGTACTACAAGAGGAACTAAATATAAAAAACCACAGCCAAGTACAGGAAAAACAACTCATCGAAAATGCGTTAGAAAAGTACAAATACAATAAAACCAAAGCAGCCAATGCCCTGAGCATCGACCGTTCTACACTGTATTACAAAATCAAACAATATAGCATAGACTGCTAG